A region of the Pseudomonadota bacterium genome:
TCTCTTATGACCATCTTTTGTTGCCCCTGCGCCTTCTTTCCAACTGATTGCAGGGCATCCTATCTCAAGACACATTTTACAACCTCTGCAATTGTCTTCATTGATTATGAAGAACGGGTCTTTGAATTTCCTGTTTGCCCTTTTCAACATAATACAGGGACTGTTTACTGTAATGATTACTGAAGGCTCATCCTTTGCCAACTCTTCCTTTATTATTTTCATGGTTTCTTCTATTTTATAAGGATCAACCTTTCTTATACTCTTTACGCCGAGAGCCTTTGAAAGTTCTTCATAATTGACCATGTTGGCAGGTTCCTGCCTTACTGTAAAGCCTGTGCCGGCATGTTCCTGATGGCCTGTCATGCCTGTTATCCTGTTGTCAAGGATGATGGTGGTGGAATTTCCTTTATTATACACAACATTCATAAGAGATGTTATTCCGCTGTGCAGAAAAGTGGAATCACCGAGCACTGCACACATCTTTCCAAGCCCTGCTTTCCCGAATGCCTTCATTGCACCATGGGCTCCTCCGATACCTGCACCCATACATATACAAGCGTGAAGCGCTTGAAGCGGAGGGGCTGCTGCAAGGGTATAACAGCCAATGTCGCCGAAGACAAAGGTGCCAAGCTTTTTCAATGCATAGAACAAGGGTCTGTGTGAGCAGCCTGCGCATAAATTTGGCGGTCTTCTTGGAAGGTCTTCAGGCTTTATCCTGATTTTAGGTGCTTTGTACTTTTTGCCCATCAGAGACTGCTCAACAATCTCAGGAGAAAGCTCATACATATTAGGTATCAGGTCCTTTCCGTGGAATACCTTGTAACCCATGGCTTTTATCTCTGTTTCAAAAAACGGATCAAGTTCTTCGACGATGATAACCTTCTTTACCTTTTTATAAAATTCTGCAATCATCTTTTTTGGAAGCGGCCATATCATACCAAGCTTCAGGAAAGAGTATTCCGGAAAGACCTCTTTTGCATAGAGGTAGCTTACACCGCTCGCAATGATGCCTACACCCGGATCGTTAATCTCCATCCTGTTATACTTGAATCCATCCGCATAGGCTTCAAGTTTTCTCATTCTTTCTTCAATGAATTTACGTCTTACCCGGACATTTGCCGGTACCATGACATATTTAGGCGCGTCCTTCGGATCAAGCCCTATAGGTATCTTGGATTCTTTCCTGTTTTCAAGAGTAACAGGGGAATCGGAATGTGACACCCTTGTTTCACCTCGCAGCAATACCGGCGTATCAAACTCTTCGCTGATATCAAAGGCAACTTTTGTAAAATCTTTGCACTCCTGAGCATCGCCCGGTTCCAGCATGGGAACCTTTGCAAATCTTGCCCAGTTACGGCTATCCTGCTCGTTCTGTGAGCTGTGGACATTCGGATCATCGGCTACAACAATCATCATGCCGCCTTTTATCCCTGTATAAGCAAGTGTCATAAAGGGGTCTGAAGCAACGTTCAATCCTACATGCTTCATCGAAGCCATAACCCTTGCCCCTGATATTGACGCCCCGCTTGCAACTTCAACTGCTACTTTTTCATTTGGAGACCATTCAGCATAAATATCGGGATAATTGTCAGCAATCTCCTGCAATATTTCACTACTCGGTGTTCCGGGATATGCAGATGCAAACGTTACGCCTGCTTCCCAGGCGCCTCTTGCAATCGCGCTGTTTCCTTGCAGCACTTTTACTTCTTTTTTCATATTGCCCCCATTCGGCCTTTCAGCCAAAAATTTTGATTTGTAGTAACTTTTCACCTCCTTTATCATCTTTTCATATCAACAATTTTAGCGTTTAATGACTATTTCATTTATTATTTTCAACAGAAAAAATGGCTTTTGTCAAGAATATAACGCAAATCCAAGTTTAAATTTTGTATACGGAAAATTAGACCAAATGTTTTAACAAATTACCCTGGCAGGCTTGCCTGCAAACACTACAATACATTAAACACCGGGATGAGAGGCAAGAAATTTCAGAATTTTGTTTGTTCCTTCCAAGCCCTCATTGAGTGCTTCAACGGATATTCTTTCGTTTTTGCCGTGCATTCTGAGAAACTCATCATTCGTGAATGTTGCCGGGAAAAAACCATAAGATAAAATTCCAAGGTTTCTGAAATAACGCAAATCTGAAGCGCCTGTCATTAAAAATGGAAGGACAGGAATGGGGCCTTTCAACTTTTTTACAATCTGCCGTATACCGCTGAAATAGCCGGTATTGTATCCTGAAGGGACTGATTTGCTTGTCCCTGACCCGATCTGTTCAATTTCAACATTATCTCCGCACAGTTTCTTAATTTTCTTAAAAAACGCCTCATGATTTTCTGTTGGCAGGAGCCTTGCGTCAAAATATGCTTGAGACGTTGCCGGGATTACGTTAACCTTATCGCCACCCTTTAGTATTGTAAGGGTAACCGTATTTCGTAATAATGCGTTATAAGAGGGGCTATCCTCCAGAAAGTTCCTGAAATGTTTATTTTTCAGCGTCTCTTTTAAGTTGGTATATACAAAACCCTTGCCTTTTTTGCCCTTTAAAATACCGTTCATATATGTATTTACAATGCCGGTTGGCTTAAAAGGCCAGTTATACGATAATATTGCCTGAGCTGCATTTACGATCTTTTCATTTGCATTATTATTGTGTGGTTTAGATCCGTGACCGCCCGTTCCAACGGCCTTCAACATAAACTGGCTCAATTGTTTTTCATCTACAGAAATCTGGGCATGACGAAAGCCGTCCTCATTCATAATGCATCCGCCTTCGCTCAAAACAAAAGAGGCATCGCGAAGTTCTCTGACCTGATTCAGCATATATTCCAATCCATGTTTTCCGCCAACTTCTTCATCGCATGTAGCAAGAAAAATAATATCCCGTTCAGGCACTACCCCTTCTTTATATAAATTGATGAACGAGAGGAGTTGGCATATAATCTGCCCCTTCATGTCAATTGTGCCTCTTCCGTAGATGAATCCATCCTTCAAAACCCCGCCGAAGGGGTCCACTTCCCACTCATCGGCATTTGCCGGTACGACATCAACATGGCCAAGAAGTATGACCGGTTTGCCTTTCTTCCTTCCCTCAATGCGTGAAATAATATTTGCCCTTTTTGGCACCGACAAATAGATTTCTGTGCTTAAACCCTCTTTTTGAAGGATATTTTCAAGGAACTGAATGGCTTTTTCCTCATTTCCCGGAGGGTTTGTGGTATCGATCTTTATAAATTCTCTTAGCATTTCTGTAGCAATATCAGCACTTATCATAATAGACCCTGTTTTTTCCTGTATTCTTTGCTTTGTACATATTTTCGTCGGCAAGCTTTATGAATTTTTTTACGTCTATCCGGTGAGAAAAAGGGGCAATCCCACCGCTGGCTGTAATCTTTATGCTTTTATTTTCGTAAACAAAGCTCTCGCTTTCAATATCTTTTATTAAACGTTCACACACCTTAGCTCCTTGTTCTAAAAATGTTTCCGGCAGTATTACAAGAAACTCATCCCCGCCATATCTTCCAACCATATCAATAATTCTCAAGCCATCCTTTAATATCTCTGCAATCCTCTTCAATGCATAATCTCCTGCAAGATGTCCGCATGTATCATTAACCTTTTTAAAATCATCTATGTCAAAAAGTGCAATTGTAAGTTTGGAGCCGTATCTTGTCGATCTTTCAATCTCCTCCTCCAGTGCTTTAATAATATAAGCATGGTTATAAACACCGGTAAGACCGTCATGCATGGAAAGGGCTTTTATTTCACTAAAAAGTCTTATCTTTTCATGAGTCAAGGAGATGTGGGAACAGAACCTGTTGAATATGACCTGTTCATCCAAGGTAAAAGATGAAGACCTGAACAGCCCTGCATAACCATATACACGCTTCTTTGTCGAAAGATCGGATATGATATATGTAAAATCTTTTTCGTCAGAATGGGGAACTGCTTCATCAATGTCAATAATTACTTTTGTCTGTGTTTCAACAGATGATAAATCGGTTACTTTTTCCGACAAGGCATTTGATACAAAATCTAAAAGTTTCTTGTTTGTTTTTATATTCGGAAATATCTGGATAACGATTTCATCATCCTTCTGCATCAATGTTGCAAATATATCAAAAGAAATAAATGTTTTTATGAGAGCAAAAAAGTTTTTCATCACAAATATGGGGTCTTCAGTCTCACCGATCATATGGTGAAGACCCTTTAAAAATTCGAGCTCAACCAAATTTAACTTTTCATTTTCACGTTGTTTGCTTACTTCTTGTGTTAACTCAAATGTTTTCAAGAATTCGCTATAATAATTTATTGCATTATTCACAATGTGATACAATTCCTCGTAGCTGGCAAAAGGCTTCGTTAAAAACGCATAAGCGCCCCTTCTTAAAGACTCAAGATGCTTCTCATTATCAGCATGCCCTGTCATTATGATAACAGGCAAATTCGGTTTTAACTTTTTTATCTGTTCTAAAAGATCGATCCCGGAGGTTTTAGGTAAATAAATATCGAGAAGCACTGCATGTGGATTTATCTCTTTTAATTCTTTCTCTAAGTCTGGAGGCACGCTATATGTATAAGAAATTACCCCGAACTCATTAAAATATTTCTTTAAAACAAGATTCAGATTAGTATCGTCATCAATGATTAGTATTCGTTTATTTTCCATAATATAAAAAAGAAAGGGGGGAGTATATCCCCCCTTTCTTTTTGCTACTTCTTAGTCTTCTTTTCCTTTTTTGAAGTTGTCTTTTTTGTAGCTTTTTTCGGTGTCGCCTTGTCCCCCTTCATTCCACACGTTGCCACAATAACCACCTCCTTTTTTAAAAAATAATATTTTAATTAAAATATTTTGTCAATAATTATATGGCAATAACTTCTTTAACTTCAGGTATTTCATCTTTTAGCTGCTTTTCTACTCCCATTTTTAAAGTCATCGCACTCATGGGGCAACTGCCGCAGGCACCCTGGAGCTTAACCTTTACTATACCGTCAACCACATCAATAAGCTCTATGTCTCCCCCGTCTCTTTGTAAAAACGGCCTTATCTTCTCTATTGCTTTCTCAACTTTTTCTCTCATTTTGACCTCCTGTATTATTAAACCCTATGAAGGATTTTCCTGAATATAATCATAAATGGCAGATTTGTAAACATTCTCCCATTTCCATTAACTCAAGCTTTTATGTATTTTTACCCTCTTCCGTTAAAGGTTTTTTCCAAAAACTTACGATACCCAGCGGACGGAAAAAGAGCTGGACCATCTCCCACCCCTCTTCGCCCATTTTATTGAACAACTCTGATAGATTTTCAAGCTGTTCTGCGCCCACGTTATGAACCTCGCATTCGCCATCAGGACGGCATGCATATACAATATTGTTTTCCGGGTCAACAACTATACCTTCTTTACTCAAGTCTTCCATAGAGAATATCTTTATCGTATACTCATATTTCATCTTGTTTACCTCGTGTTTTTGTAATTGCATCTTTTATAATATTAATTCATCATTTTCGATTTTTAAAGGGGCTTTGGGATTTAATTCGTGTATCTACTCATTAAGCTTTTTTCTCAAAATATCATTTGCTTTCAAGACTTCCTGTGCATCCTTTCCTGCAATCTCCCAGCTATATCCCCCTTTTCCATCTTTTTTAAGCTTGATCTTCACTTCACCTTTCAAGGTTTTCTTAATATCATCCATTTCTTTTTTATATTGGGTTTCATTGTTTTTATCATCTGCAACCCCTTGTTTTATTGTAACATCTGTGCCCTTACTGCAAGAAACAAGTAAAAAAATAAGTAAAATAATCATTAGAAATCTCATAACCTCATGATATAATTTCTCCCTGATTTATTGCAATACAATTCTGGAGGTTATATGAACATTCATGCAGAGAGGTACGGGAAGGGCGAAAAAGTAATCTTTATTCACGGGGCGGGCGGCAATGCCAGGTCATGGTACTTCCAGAAAGAATACTTGCAGTCTTCCATGGAAGTAATTTTGATAGATCTGCCCGGACATGGCGAGGATGCTGCTGGCACAGGACGCAGCACTTTGGCGGGTTATATAGACTATGTACACGAGGTAATTCGTGAACTGGGAATAGATAAATGTTATATTGCGGGACATTCGATGGGCGGAGCAATAACCATGTCTTTTGCGCTATCCTTTCCGGAGGAGCTAAAGGGTATAATCCTGATTACAACAGGGGCAAAGCTCAGAGTTTTTCCTGAAATTCTTGACGGGTTAAAAACGGATAAAGAGAGCGCCGTCCGGGGCATAATGGATTACGCCTTCTCAAAAAAGGCCCCGGCAGTCTTAAAAGAAAACGGTTTTAAAGATATGATGAAGTGCAAAGCAGAAGTAATATATGGCGATTTTATCGCCTGTGAAGGATTTGATTTAATGAATTCTGTAAACAGAATAAAGACGCCTGCACTGATCATCTGCGGGGATGATGATGCCCTTACCCCGCCTAAGTATTCCGAATATCTTTATAAGCAGATAGAAGGGTCCCTGCTTGTGACAATTAAAGATGCAGGTCATATGGCGCCACTTGAAAAGCCGAATGAAGTAAGCAAGACCATTCAGGAGTGGGTTGCTTCACACTAAAAGCAAGCTGTAATGAAAAATCTAACTTAGGATAATTTATGTCTTTTTTAAAATACGGGGTAAGCCCTGAAAAAGTAAGATTGCTTGAAGAGAAGATGGAGGAACTTGACATAAAAGAACTGGATATTATAGAAAAATTTGTGCATTCAAGCGGCCACGGCGGCCAAAAAGTCAATAAAGTTTCAACCTGTGTATATTTAAAACATCTTCCCACAGGGATTGAGGTGAAGTGCCAGCAGGAACGTTATCAATCGCTGAACAGGTTTCTTGCTCGCCGGATTCTTATTGAAAAAATAGAAAACATGGTTCTTGGCAAAAAGAGCAAGAAAGAACAGCAGATTGAAAAGATACGAAGACAGAAATGCAGACGGTCTAAGCGTGCAAAGGAGAAGGTGCTCGAACTTAAACACATCCAGTCAAGGAAAAAGCAATCCAGGGCTTTTAATTCTGATGACCCCTCCGAATATTAAACCCTGACATCTCAAAAAAATATAAAGTTTTTTCATGCTTGGGCTATCCTTTCTGTGATTTTAATGGTACTATTTATTTATTTCTGCTGTTTTTTTACATATTTATTTGCTGGATGTCAGCTATGCGGCAATCCCGGAAAGGGGTTTTTGTTTCGTCCGGAATAACTTGGAAATAGACCTGTTATAGGATATGGCATATGTACTAAAGTAAGGAGGTTTTAAATGGGAAAATACGGTGGGTTCAAAAGCGAAAAAAGGAAGAAAGAAACTGCCCGGCTTAAAAAGCAGGAAGAAAAGCGGCAGCGCAGATTCGGGCTGAAGGCAGAAGAAGGTTCCGAGATGCAGGAGGGGGAGATGGTAGAAGGACAGGAAACTGTTGAAGAACAGCAGGTTACAGGGGAACAGGAAATCGCCAAAGAAGAGGGGGATGTAAAGGCATAATCCTGAAAAAATAGAGGGGCAGTCTTAAATGCTCAACCTCGAATCTTTGCGCACTTATTCAAGCAGTTTTTACACATGAGCTTTGCATTGTAAAGTTCATAAAATCGTTCAGGGTGCTTGTAATATAGATATTCCCACTGAATAATAATAATAACAGACAAAAACAAAATTGAATATGTCCAGAAAGAAGGGATAAATATTAAAGGAGAAAAGGCCATCAGATATCCCCAATTGTTTATCCTGCAGGTATTACAGCATTTATTTTGAATGATTGTCTTAAAGGGGCACCACACTGTAATGCAGAACTGGTCCATAAATATGAAAAAGATAACGATAATAATGAGCCACATCGGATCAAGCAGCCCGGCAACACACCAGAAACCTATATCAAGAACAAGCAATGTCCAGTATACGGCAGAACGAATTGCCCCGAAATTCATCTTTTTTATATAATCTTCCAGCCTTTTCTGCTTTGTGTTGCTGTCCTCACCGGCCTGAACATAGTTTCTTCCGTATATCTTCCCAAGGTTAATTTTCGGGTTCAGTCGGGGGATCAACCGTTTTACCAATATCAGGACTGCAAGAAGCCATAGTAAATGGTATACCTTGAAGAAAGGAAGACCATAGGTAAAAGATTTTACAAGGACATGGGGATAACAAATCGCAAGAACCAACGATATCGCTAAAATCCCGCCTTTCACTGAAAGCTTAAGGATGTTGCTGTTTTTGTGCATAGCTATAAGTTTCTGATTCTAACAAATTTTAGTTGTATTGACAAACATAGTCTGCTCAAATATAATTAACTTAATATATTATGCTAAAGCAAGGCCACCCAATCACTTTACTGTTTTCTCACAATCACATTTCCGTTCTTACTACTTTAAATAAAGAAAATAGTTGTTAAATTAAGAGAGAGAAAAGTCGTTCAATTAAAAGGAGGTTAACATGAAAAAGTATTGTTTGATCATTATGGTGCTGTTTCTTGTTTATTTAATGGGCAGCAATGTTTTTGCCCAGGGGATGCCAAGAGGCGCCAAAGCCCTTTTTGACAGTGGAGAAGGTACGACGGTAAAGATGTCTTCGGGTCCACGCACATCTACCCCTACAGCTACTTCCGCAGCCGCACCGGCAAAATATGTGGGGATTTCTTACAAACTTGTTCTTCTGCGCCCTGACGGGAGTTTCGACATTGTCCCCAAATCACGTGTCTTCAGATCAGGCGAACGGCTTAAACTCCTTGTTAGAACAAATAAGCCGGGTTACCTCACGATTTTGAATATAGGAACGTCCGGTAACACAAATGTTTTATTCAACGATCATGTTGAGGGGATGAGCATGCAAGAA
Encoded here:
- the iorA gene encoding indolepyruvate ferredoxin oxidoreductase subunit alpha → MKKEVKVLQGNSAIARGAWEAGVTFASAYPGTPSSEILQEIADNYPDIYAEWSPNEKVAVEVASGASISGARVMASMKHVGLNVASDPFMTLAYTGIKGGMMIVVADDPNVHSSQNEQDSRNWARFAKVPMLEPGDAQECKDFTKVAFDISEEFDTPVLLRGETRVSHSDSPVTLENRKESKIPIGLDPKDAPKYVMVPANVRVRRKFIEERMRKLEAYADGFKYNRMEINDPGVGIIASGVSYLYAKEVFPEYSFLKLGMIWPLPKKMIAEFYKKVKKVIIVEELDPFFETEIKAMGYKVFHGKDLIPNMYELSPEIVEQSLMGKKYKAPKIRIKPEDLPRRPPNLCAGCSHRPLFYALKKLGTFVFGDIGCYTLAAAPPLQALHACICMGAGIGGAHGAMKAFGKAGLGKMCAVLGDSTFLHSGITSLMNVVYNKGNSTTIILDNRITGMTGHQEHAGTGFTVRQEPANMVNYEELSKALGVKSIRKVDPYKIEETMKIIKEELAKDEPSVIITVNSPCIMLKRANRKFKDPFFIINEDNCRGCKMCLEIGCPAISWKEGAGATKDGHKRKGTVYIDKGVCIGCDICTQICKYKAIVPGKR
- a CDS encoding M20/M25/M40 family metallo-hydrolase, which gives rise to MISADIATEMLREFIKIDTTNPPGNEEKAIQFLENILQKEGLSTEIYLSVPKRANIISRIEGRKKGKPVILLGHVDVVPANADEWEVDPFGGVLKDGFIYGRGTIDMKGQIICQLLSFINLYKEGVVPERDIIFLATCDEEVGGKHGLEYMLNQVRELRDASFVLSEGGCIMNEDGFRHAQISVDEKQLSQFMLKAVGTGGHGSKPHNNNANEKIVNAAQAILSYNWPFKPTGIVNTYMNGILKGKKGKGFVYTNLKETLKNKHFRNFLEDSPSYNALLRNTVTLTILKGGDKVNVIPATSQAYFDARLLPTENHEAFFKKIKKLCGDNVEIEQIGSGTSKSVPSGYNTGYFSGIRQIVKKLKGPIPVLPFLMTGASDLRYFRNLGILSYGFFPATFTNDEFLRMHGKNERISVEALNEGLEGTNKILKFLASHPGV
- a CDS encoding diguanylate cyclase; translation: MENKRILIIDDDTNLNLVLKKYFNEFGVISYTYSVPPDLEKELKEINPHAVLLDIYLPKTSGIDLLEQIKKLKPNLPVIIMTGHADNEKHLESLRRGAYAFLTKPFASYEELYHIVNNAINYYSEFLKTFELTQEVSKQRENEKLNLVELEFLKGLHHMIGETEDPIFVMKNFFALIKTFISFDIFATLMQKDDEIVIQIFPNIKTNKKLLDFVSNALSEKVTDLSSVETQTKVIIDIDEAVPHSDEKDFTYIISDLSTKKRVYGYAGLFRSSSFTLDEQVIFNRFCSHISLTHEKIRLFSEIKALSMHDGLTGVYNHAYIIKALEEEIERSTRYGSKLTIALFDIDDFKKVNDTCGHLAGDYALKRIAEILKDGLRIIDMVGRYGGDEFLVILPETFLEQGAKVCERLIKDIESESFVYENKSIKITASGGIAPFSHRIDVKKFIKLADENMYKAKNTGKNRVYYDKC
- a CDS encoding NifU family protein; this encodes MREKVEKAIEKIRPFLQRDGGDIELIDVVDGIVKVKLQGACGSCPMSAMTLKMGVEKQLKDEIPEVKEVIAI
- a CDS encoding alpha/beta hydrolase; amino-acid sequence: MNIHAERYGKGEKVIFIHGAGGNARSWYFQKEYLQSSMEVILIDLPGHGEDAAGTGRSTLAGYIDYVHEVIRELGIDKCYIAGHSMGGAITMSFALSFPEELKGIILITTGAKLRVFPEILDGLKTDKESAVRGIMDYAFSKKAPAVLKENGFKDMMKCKAEVIYGDFIACEGFDLMNSVNRIKTPALIICGDDDALTPPKYSEYLYKQIEGSLLVTIKDAGHMAPLEKPNEVSKTIQEWVASH
- a CDS encoding peptide chain release factor-like protein: MSFLKYGVSPEKVRLLEEKMEELDIKELDIIEKFVHSSGHGGQKVNKVSTCVYLKHLPTGIEVKCQQERYQSLNRFLARRILIEKIENMVLGKKSKKEQQIEKIRRQKCRRSKRAKEKVLELKHIQSRKKQSRAFNSDDPSEY